The genomic interval CAACTGTTCTGATAAAACGTCTTTCATAAATGTTGGCAGCTAGTTCTGATTGGtggtttgtccattgtctgtggttgtcatgaacaaccaaacacaatagAGTGCTCCATGATTGCATGGACTGCACCAAGGGCATAGTGCATTCCTGAGCATGACAAACATAGCTATATATAGTTGACTATGTAGACACAAACCAAGCCTTATACATTTTGAGAAGTAATGTTACTGTTACAAAATTGTTTCTTATTGGCTCATAGCTAGAATTGCTAATTCACTTACGAACAAATAGCATGTCTAAAATGCAAACATAATTAAACATAGACAAGCCTACTGAGCAATGCATGTTCCCTGTGCTGCTGTTCAAGAACAATAATTTAACATCAGTATTTTCATATGATCCCTGTAATCAAATCTGCTTCTGCCTACCTTCTTTGCTTCCACCATAAGCATCCACTCATATCCCGTCTGGTAGTTTTCCTCATCGCGACTGTGCATGTGAGATGATTCAGTTCCATCTAAAAGAACATGGCAATTTACTAGTAATGATTTTGTTACAATGTGTAACATGCTCCAAATACACCTGTGCTCTGAGCATCACCTCCTATTTCCACTTTTAGAATCTGCAGGGCAGCTCCAAAATTTGGTTTGAACAAATAATCAAGAATTTGACCAAGCTGCTCTTGTGGGTAATTAGATAATAGACGTGAAGACTTGacataattaaaaataatttagtaaatCAATATACTCACTAGAGCTTAATCACAATTAACAAAGAACGATTTTAGTTACAACCACAAGTACATCTAGAGTAGATATATAGTAAGTACACTAAACTTTATTAACCGCATAGGAAATGCAAACGCCCAATTGCAAAAACCATCTAGGGAAGTCGATATCCTTACAGCGCCAGCACTGAGACCGCCAATTCCATCAAACTTTCGACCCAAACCAACGCTGTCATCCAGTACGTATTGACCACTGGCAAACACCACTGCAAATGCAAAGAAAAACAGTACCGTCTTGGCTCGCGGTGCCATTTTGAGTAGGTTGTGCTTACGCTAGGCGCATGATAGACGCGTTTTCCCGTCTCTAATTCGTCCTCGTAGTTAATTAGTAAGAAGAAGAAGCCTTCGTCTTTCGGCTTGGTGATTCAATCAGCCATGAATTGACCTAACACTATACAGCTAATAGTTGGCGCATTCATACTGGTTCTGTCCGGAACTCTagggtaattaattaatttttaacctAAATGTATATAGATTTCTTTAATTACATCCCAACTTGCATGGAagtgtgtacactgtacctaCCTGTACGTGTATTCGTCTACAGAGACTATATGATCACAGCAAAGACATTTCAGTTAATTACAATTTACTTATAACTACGAAAATCTGCTTGACgaatacacaaatgcatgaaAGTAGAAAATCCATTGCAATGCTCAAATTAGATATATATATCAACATCAACGGCATACTGCAAGGTAAGTGTTATCCAATTGAGTGGTGATAAGACCAGGTCCAGATGAGATAATCCACTGCTGATTGGCACCTAATAGATAGACATGCACATATtagtacatgtatagtctGAAAATGAAGAAACAATACTACACACCACCATTGCAAGGCCACAACTCCACTTCTGCACCTTCACTTGTATCCATGTTCATGATGTCCAAACAGTTGTTGTTTTGCTAAAATTATAGTTTACAATACTTTTTCAGACATATGTTTGTCacaaacaagaatgcaaacCTTTAGTTTCAACAACATATGAGCTTTGTCATACAAATATGTTTGAGTTGAGGAACCTAGAATAGAATTCAATCTAGGTAGAGTGTATTTAGTGACACATGTACCACATCCAGGCAGGAACATGTGCCAACCAATCAATATACTCACCAGATTGACATTTTTCAATGACAACGTTTGAGCCTCCAACAGATGTCTTTCCACTAAGGTCAAGACAGAGCGACGTATTGACTAGCTGAATAGTGCCATCATTGTTCATTTGCCACATCTGATGAAATGACAGACTGCAGGATGCCTTGTACTACACTAACGCAACACACTGACCTTGTTAGTTGACTGGGCACTCATCACAACACTCTGACCAGCAGAGGGCTGAGATAAGCATGGTAAAGCACCTGCATGAGGTTTAAATATCTCAATAAGTAAGCACACTGTCTACAGTTAGTCATATGTTTGTACTTGAATTCACATAAAAGTTGTCAAACTGAGCATAGTCAAATGATGATGTTCCAATAGCTGCCCAACCACTACTGCTGCCAGtgaagctgtctgtctggtaaACTATTTTTCCATCAATCATTGCTATGGCTGTCTGTTTCTACACAATGATTAAACTCCCATAAATTTTGAAGCAGAAATTAATATGTAGTCAACACAACTCTTACCAGcacatgtacagacaatgTGAACCACTGGCCTGCCTTGCCATGCCCATCCCCTTTACTGAGAACTTTCTTACCAGCTGGAACGAAGaagcttaattaactagtcAATACCATACAATCATAGAGACAGTACCCATGCACTCACCCAGGTCTGATGTTATAGTAAATGGACCATCAGAACTCACCCAGAGGAAGAAGCCATCTGTACCAGCTATTCCACAACCTCCAGTATGAACACGAGCAGCAACAAAGACTGACGTGTTCTTCTCAACCATTCCTTCCACTGACACATTCACATCTTGCCTGATTATAGCAAACCAGATAATACACCCACATCTAAGCAATTAGAAAAATGTTATAGTAGCTGCACCAGCTTTGATCTCCTAGTAGACTGATTGGTTGGTTCGCATCGTTACACCACGTTATTGGTCGCTCCAATACAACCTGACGCATCACCTTACCATGAGATGATTTGGTATCGTAAATCTCAAATACACCACTTTGGTCAGCAAAATTTGCTGCTTCACTATATTCAGCATAAGCTAACAAAAAATGGAAACAAATGTAAAGTTTGGTGTTAACTTAATGCATAAGCTGAAACTAACAATCAAAGTCATCATGATATGGTACAGGAAATGGTGCAGGATTCGGGACATTGGTGTAGTTGCCTTTCTTCTGACCAGTTGTTGTGCTGAGCGTCCAAATACTATCAACATCTAAGGATAAACTGAATTTCCCTCCAGCAACCTAACGACATGCACAAAGACATCTGAAACAGCCATGCCTtgataacaaacacaaatttgaGTTAGACCAATAAGTTTCTGTATAAGGTGTAGGGCCGATAAAATATAACACAGTTAGTTACATGTCAAAAATCATCTTGGCGACTTAGGCTGCCTTTGTATGAATTTTTTTATGATCATTGCATAGGAAGAACTACACTTGCCTGATTGTTAGCTTTAATAATGCACCATGACATACTTGTCCCTCAACCGTTAATATGTGGCAAGACAAACtatacaaatattttactCGAAAGTTAATTGCACCATCAGTTACAAATTAAATCGTGTTTATTTCTGTTTACCTCTACAACTTACAAAACAGCCACATTAACAACTAACAATCTTCATGGTCTGGATATGCAAAAGGGCTGAATTCCAGTACTTCACTTTTGTTAGTTTCAAATGTAAGAAATCATCAGTAACATAAGACTGTACTGTCAACATACCTCGATGTCACTCATCTGCTTAAAATAGATTGTGCCATTGCCTGTGAAGTCATGGTGTGTTCGCCACACATGCAAAGTTTTGATATTTGCCtgtgcacatgtacataccAATAATTTAATACGGTCGATTTCACAGCACTCAACAGGTTGTATACCAAACTGCCTTTCAGTTCGAAACTGGCTGTCTGATTTGCAACACTATAAGGTGACAGTCTCGGTCGAATACACACAGAGTGGTCATGACTCTAACATACCAACACAATTGCACGTCATAACACTTAGTATATGAACACACATCAAAATCACATGTTCTAACCATTGTCTCTATAACAATAGTACCATCTTTCTTGTCCGGTGATATGAGAGTGACATAACTTCCTCCATTGTTAAGATGGCCAACACCATATCCATGCTTTAGATATGACCATCCTGGTTGGGTAaactgtgttgtgtgtgctgttTCAAATAATTCAAAccaacagttaattaagtatcaCTAAAATGTTATATAAACTTTATCACAAAAAAACATAATTTTCAGTGAAGATATACCTGCACCCCAGATAGGACTttccacatcatagtgacCAGTCCAGGGATGGACTGCTGTCATGAGACCATCTCGATAAAAAGGAAGACCTGAATAATAGCTGGCAATTAAATTCCAGGATATGGTGCTGTTGAAGTAACGAAAAATTTGTTGACTTCAAGTGAGAATACTTTCTAGAAAGCTACCTTGTCATGTTGCCATTGACATAGTTCTGATTCAACAGCTGTCAACACCACAATCACTATAGCAAGCATGCggcattaattaaaacattgcATCTGCTCACTCTGGCCCAACAGCCTCCGCCAGTCAGGTCATTGTATGTGCTGTAGTCTTCACTTGCCCACAATTGTTTCCCAGTCATCACAGCATCCGATGAACTAGTCGTTCCTGGATAATGTGCACtaaaagaaaaacaacaattGTTTATCAAATTTACTAGGTGAAGTAATATAATCATCCACCACAAATATAATATCAATAAGATAGCATGGCAGTCCACATACCCAATAATGTCAACGGCGTTGGCAAGGTCGGGATCTTTCAGTATATTGCCAGCAATATCCCAACCACCATCGTGAGCAACAATACGTGTGTGCTGCAACTTGTTCTCATCCAAGGTATGACGCAACACCTGCAAGCGTTGCAAAATGATTTGCATGACTACACTCATTTCAAGACATAAAGTGTTGCCTTGATGTATGTAGAGTCATAACTACGTTCATTCCAAATCTACAAACACAAGATATTTTATAAGAATACCTCACAGTTTCTGTTTCATTAAGTCTGACCCCAACATAGTCAATGTCCAAATTATAATACTTCTTCGCACCAAGTACCCATTTGACAATGTATTCAGCAGTCAGATTCGGAAACTTGTATGGACTGTCAGAACCATTGCCAACCTGTACAGGGTACACATTGTACGTACATAGCATGAACTccatttctttaattaagttacatatatacatacccATGCTGGATAAGCCCATGACAAACCATACAATTTGATGTCAGGATTTCTctgtaaataaattaacactAATATTTTCATATAAGCCCTGCATGTAATTAGTTCATTTTCTTCTGCTTACTAACTTACCTTCTTTGCTTCCACCATCAACATCCACTCATATCCCCTCTGGTAGTTCTCCTCGTCATGACTGTGCATGTGAGATGATTCAGTTCCATCTGAAACAACACGACAAGTTACACTGATAATGTATAGTCTTGGTACAATGTGTAACATGTTCCCGAATCACGCATGTACGCATAACATGTACCTGTGCTCTGAGCATCACCTCCTATTTCCACCTTCAGAATCTGCAGTGAAGCTCCAAAGTTTGGTTTGAACAAATAATCAAGAATTTGACCAAGCTGCTCTTGTGGGTAGTTGGACAGTAAACGAGAAGTTGCCTTAAAAATTAATAAGCAAATCAAGATATATGTAAATGTAATCACAAGAAGAATTTAAAAGATTGTCTTAAGTAATAATTTAAAgaactttgtttatttttgtacaTTACTGCTGCAACAACCATTTCAATCCAAATGTGTACGCAGCCAGCCCCGcccccttttgacttccgttggcgggGAGATCTGACTAAAAACTACAATACAGCGGTGATAATGCAGTTAAGCAATTTTGATTCCCCCAGTGCCATAAACATAACGATTTTAACTGTACACCGCAAAGACCGAAGATTACGACAAAAGTGTACACGAACACCACTAACTAATTAAAAACCAAGATTTAAACTTTACACCGCCTCCACTGAGACCGCCAATTCCATCAAACTTTCGGCCCAACCCGACGCTGTTATCCAGTACGTATTGACCACTGGCAAGAACAGCTACAGATGCAACGAAAAACGGTATAGTCTGTGCCATTTTGAGTAAGCAGTACGCTAGGCGCATACTAGAACGCGTTCTTCGTCGATATAATTCGTCGTGGtatcgcgcagccagccccgcCCTCTTTTCGACTGGGCCGGGAATCTGTACGTCGAAATCGTCACATGAAAATTGACCAACTCTAATTTACGTACAAATATGTAGACAAGAAGTTGTATAATAAGTGCGTTCGTTTTGGCTGAAAGCTCTAAGATTAATTTCTTTTAGATACTAACCGAAACTAATTATGTAGTTGCCATAGTGATGTTGTGTGAGTAATTGTACAGTGTACGCTAGCCCTGCCCTGCATGTGTTATCATTGCATACTTGGTTCAGTAGCACAGTCTACAAATTACGTTAGCCGTCTATACACGTTACTATTTTATTGCCaataattaaaacgaagactTAAATTACAGCGGAATAAAGCTGCCGTATCTATCTGTCACTTCATTTTGCTGTCTAGGCGTGCACGGACTATGTGCACATGCCTCTATTAGCTCTGCAGATTGAAGTGGTTGACGACTATGGCTGGACATCACTGCTTCTTCGTCATGGTCTTCATCAATCGTTTCCAATGTAGGTATCCACATTCTCCTAATTCCATATTGAATTTGCATCACGTAACCGATGCTGCTGTGTCGTTTCCACCACTTGCCACTGAGATTTTCCGTTGGTGGAGAACGGGAAGGATCAAATATACTTGAACTAAACTGAAGTAAGGGTCGAGGATCATAGTTCGCGTATTTCTTGTATCTCTTCCAGATGAGCCACACAATGATACCGACAACGAACAAGCCGCCCAATAGGCCAAACACTATGATGATAACCTGCGTTGAAGACAGCGCTCCTGTCGAATGCTGCTCAGGAAATAAAGCCTGCTGATGTTGTGGCTCCGTGACTACAGTAGTGGCCATAATGATACCCAAGACGGACCTAAAGCCaaattgtgacgtcacaaacaaaaatacaaatatgAATGCAAAGTACTAATAGTATTGCAAAAAAGACTAGCAGAACTTTTCTCAAAGGCTCAACTACTTTGGCGTGTGTCTGTGGGTATGTTACATTCACTTACAtcatatgtttgtatgtgtgtatgttctATGTAGtaatgtgtgtgcttggttaTCTTTGTCTTGCCAATTGAACCTCAAACAAACGTCAACAATAGACAatacttcacacacacacacacacacacacacacacacacacacacacacacacacacacacacacaacacacacacacacacacacacacacacacacacacacacacacacacacacacacacacacacacacacacacacagccaagATTCCAACGTTCATGGCATATTTCTCTCATTTGCGAGAGGCTGTACCTGTTGGtacgaagtgaaatatattattatgtgttgtgctcaaccagatcagtctggtttgtaaagtctattacaagtaccggaagcaaaccctgcttcagaagtacttagaccatcacagctgtctagaaagaagacatgactttacaaaggatccgaatagatcccagaagcactgttttctgtaagtgctgcaggttgtgatgacctggaataatgtccagccaccgtgcaatacctgcgtgcactgtgcccaaagctcccaagaccacggAACCACCaatgttcgacaatgccacatgcagcttatctccactcgcaaatCGCTGTACTtcaccaacttctcagcatgtttcttgccaatgttgccatcagcaggacagctgatatcaataagaagacaaatgtgtgtcttcctatttctgagacagatgtcaggacgattggctttgatcttcctggcagtggggatggtggtatcctacatcatagtaatgtcatccgtctccacaagtctatcaggatgatgccggtaccatctgctctccactggaaccccaaaatggcgacaaacatcccagtgaatgatggaggccacctgattgtgtcgatcagtgtagtccgtcggtgccaaagcactacagcctgccacaatgtggtcgactgtctccaggcctacactgtacatgcagcaagtaggactgacatcacgatgtagaatcttgcgctcatagtactgagtccaaagagcttggtcttgagcagcaacaaccagtccctcagttgcagcaggaagattcgctgcctttagccatcagtaggtctctttcatgtccacaggcggttgctcagtgagacgacaatactgcccgtgcataggcttcccgctccaggaccacacacgaagagaactgcaacacgtacggtaatgtctcgcatctgtttcaggcgcttgctcgaagccaccttcaaccgagatggatgcattcctgtgtaagttctgcgacttgtcgtccaaagcaagacttctccgcagctgtgcagtattattatttattattattattattattattattattattattattattattataagcAAGTAGACAACGGTTTCATTACTGGTGTTTATTATAGCTGTACATATCAGAATAGTGAATAAATAGATCAGCGCCTCGTGTAGCTACTAATCCAGTCAACAAAATTTGAGACCTTCGTATACACTCCATATTTATGTGGTTCTCCACAACCTACACCCCAGCTGGTGATGCCAGTTAGTATGTATTTTCCATCAATTTGAGATCTAACAACGAGAGGTCCACCGGAATCAGCAACACAGGCATCTCGTCCACCTTCAACCAAACCAGCACAAAGCATGTTGTCAGTCACAGCTCCTCCATGTGACCTGGCTTCATTACAAATGCTTGTACTAACAATAGGGACAGAGACTTCCTGCAAAACATTAGAAAACCTATTGCCAGAGCCTCCCAGCTTGCCCCAGCCTGTCACAATTCCAGTTGTTCCAGGTTGTTGGAATGAATTGGTTCTATTATGTGGTAGACAAATGGGACGAGCATATGCTGATACTCTAATTGGTTCCTTCAGATGAATCAAAGCTATATCACTATCATACGTGTCTGGTCTGTAGTTGGGATGGATCACCACGTCATCGATGACGCCGATCTGTTCCACAAGAGACGGTGGCTGTCGTTTATGAGCTCCAACTCTCACAATCAATGAAGAAAACGGACTCTCTTCGCTCTTCTGGAGGCAATGAGCTGCTGTTACAATAGTCCGTTCTGACAACAGAGATCCTCCGCACCAAACGTCTCCTTGGGCCCTTTCCAACATCACCTGCCATGGCCACTCACCCGGATCTGCGTCATCACCACCAACAATACGACGTATCCGTTTACGAGAAGCTCGTCTAGGAGGTTTTTTTAAACTGGAAACTCCACACACAGGAACACAATTTGGTTGTTCTCCGCTCCAACGGCTATCTGATCCACACTCTCTCACTGCACTTCCCGATGTCACAGTATACAAGTCAGCACAAGCATACTCCACTCTGgtctcactctctctcacaACCTCGACATTTGGCAGAAAAAGTGGAAGAATACCACAACTACCAACTGATCACACAAAATCTTATTAGACACCGACTATTTACTCAATAAATTCAACACAGTACAATATACATTCTAAAATTTATTAACATAATTTCAGCACCTTTTCTTAGTTGAAATTCTTGTGTTGCAGTTCCCGCAGTACTGTCCACTTTACATTGATAGCTGCCGTAGTCACTAGACGTAACGGTTTCTATTATGAGGATGCTTGCTAGCCCCTTGTTCATCACGTGTACTCGTTCCGTCAAAAAGATGGAGTGTCCGTCTTTCAACCAGGTCACAGTGGGAAACGGGTCGCCTATAAACGTGCACGTTACTTCGACGTGATCACTCTCAGCAGCTCGTTTGTCTGCTATTGCCATTACCGCCGGAGGAACTAGATATGCAACCGATGAGTTAACTAGGCAAGTCAGAGTGTTAATATTCTCTGCAGTGTCTTACGGAAACACGTTGAAAGACGACCCGACCAGTCGCCATTGCCTTGGCATAGGCGAGAAGCAGAGCCGGTCAGCGAGAAGCCGGGATGACAAGTAAACAGCATGTGCAAACCTTGAATGGTTTTGTGACCATGATGAAACGGTCCTGGATCACTGCACGTTGGTGAGAGAGATACATCACCAACAGACGACAGCAAAACTTGTTCAAGATCTAACCAGTTATAGGAAATCAGTAAGTTTCCACAAGCGTGCATAAACGAAAAGAAACATTGAGAGCAGCTACCttttgcagacagacagacagacagacacacagataaagaCTGCAAGTGTCAATCATTTTGAGGACCAGACTATCTTTTAGGTTTATTTTCATGTAGTAAGAACTTCATTGTAATCATTGAACTTTGTTCTTACCTTGCTGCTGATGGTTATTGTAGTTATCATTGTTCAAAAtataagacaaacagacaaacagacagacagacagacagacagacagacagacagacagacagacagacaatcatcttcttacatgcaaacatggaggagggcctgtgtggcaacacgatgaaattgtaaatgcatggagcatttgtctacatgaattaaagattcatcacaagaaagaaccttgacatcgttactctggaaatgagaatagaccagacatagttgtgtatgactctgggtgtagctatgaccttgatgtgGCTATGGCTCATTCTTTCAGCCAAGACgctttaaagcaggcagctttagagaaaggttttgctgcagcaagaagggaggaaaggaagatgatcaaatatgaaaaacaacaacttgctggcaatacatcaagcctcaatttcactcctctggtatttgaacattttggaacatggGGATCTGAAGTTaccaactatctaaacaaactagccagaagatcaagagacattgaaggctatacaaatgaagctgactttagaggtttttggagaaaaaaattctcataatattacaacgatgcaacgctagagtcatcctccacaagctgacatgtgtcttccctggagaagaagatgagaacatacacaatagagactaccaaagtagtttgcattaaactaaagctgaactcactagatttcttgtatttagtgttagaaatgtaacgtagagtttgtgtttcaataaatgaaattgacaaacagatagacggaaagacagacaaacagatagacaaacacacaaacaagcaaaatggcgtatgaacaaacagatcaGATTAAAGACAAACACCAAGATAATCAAGTCACCTGTTTTCATCTTTCTTATCACTTGATCATCCGGTAACGCTAATGAAAACCCCATTTCTACAAAACGTAATCACagtaaaacacaacaacaataaagcAGAAAACAACAACCAACCACTTATTCTCCCTGAACCCTTCCTAAGCGACATCCCATCTATTCTCACATTTCCTCCAACAATGATGTATTCGGGATCACAAGATTGTTGTTGAAATGAGAAAAGGGTACCCTTTTTTCCATTCACAGCAACTTCATAGCCTCGATCAGCAGCCCACAGTTCCACGTCCACAGTCTCCATGGATGTACCATCTGTCGACAAAATGTATTGCTTTGGTATCCACTTGCCGTTTCGTTTAGCAAATCCGAACACGTCACCGTTGCTGAGACGAACGTTGAGTAGGATTGCATAGTTGTCTACGTCGCAAGCAAATAGGATAGACAGCCAGCCTTCAACACCGTCACCACGTGACGATGCTGAGATGATGACTCCCAAACCACTAATCAGTGCCTCACTTAACTTCCAAAAGGAAAAGTCTCCTACAAGAAAATGATAGAGAAACTTAAGTAAAGTGTACCCAGTATGATTTTTGACAAATAcaggcagtgtgtgtgtgtgtgtgcgcgtgcggtgtgtgtgtgtgtgtgtgtgtgtgtgtgtgtgtgtgtgtgtgtgtgtgtgtgtgtgtgtgtgtgtgtgtaccgcAGTTCAACTCGTCTGATCCATCAGTAGCTCCACAGTCCATTTGACCATCGCATTTCAACTCATCAGGAATACAGAGAGATGACGTACGACAGCTAAACATATGTGACGAACAACCAAATTCCCTGTGCCTTGTTAGTACTACAAATCACAAGACATCATATCATACACTTGTAAACACACGCCTGCAAAAAATCACACTCTATACACACCACATCCAAACTCATCACTGCCATCTCCACAATCATCACGACCATTGCACTGTTGAGTTGGGTAAATACATCGACCATTGGCACACGTAACATTGCCAACCCAACCCTCGGTATGCAATCTGCACTTTCCACCTACACACCTCATGTTACACTAACACTTTGTGAAACAGCAGATACTAAGAAGTGCACACCATCTTGAAGATGAATCATCTTTGAACTCTTTCCCACTAGATTGGTAGCCACACATTCATATTTGCCCCAATCATGTAGAGTGACCTTACTGATTGTGAGCGTGCTCATCATTCCATTAACTTGTATGC from Corticium candelabrum chromosome 14, ooCorCand1.1, whole genome shotgun sequence carries:
- the LOC134190239 gene encoding galactocerebrosidase-like isoform X1; the protein is MAQTIPFFVASVAVLASGQYVLDNSVGLGRKFDGIGGLSGGGATSRLLSNYPQEQLGQILDYLFKPNFGASLQILKVEIGGDAQSTDGTESSHMHSHDEENYQRGYEWMLMVEAKKRNPDIKLYGLSWAYPAWVGNGSDSPYKFPNLTAEYIVKWVLGAKKYYNLDIDYVGIWNERSYDSTYIKVLRHTLDENKLQHTRIVAHDGGWDIAGNILKDPDLANAVDIIGAHYPGTTSSSDAVMTGKQLWASEDYSTYNDLTGGGCWARLLNQNYVNGNMTSTISWNLIASYYSGLPFYRDGLMTAVHPWTGHYDVESPIWGAAHTTQFTQPGWSYLKHGYGVGHLNNGGSYVTLISPDKKDGTIVIETMSHDHSVCIRPRLSPYSVANQTASFELKGSLANIKTLHVWRTHHDFTGNGTIYFKQMSDIEVAGGKFSLSLDVDSIWTLSTTTGQKKGNYTNVPNPAPFPVPYHDDFDSYAEYSEAANFADQSGVFEIYDTKSSHGKVMRQVVLERPITWCNDANQPISLLGDQSWQDVNVSVEGMVEKNTSVFVAARVHTGGCGIAGTDGFFLWVSSDGPFTITSDLAGKKVLSKGDGHGKAGQWFTLSVHVLKQTAIAMIDGKIVYQTDSFTGSSSGWAAIGTSSFDYAQFDNFYVNSSALPCLSQPSAGQSVVMSAQSTNKMWQMNNDGTIQLVNTSLCLDLSGKTSVGGSNVVIEKCQSGSSTQTYLYDKAHMLLKLKQNNNCLDIMNMDTSEGAEVELWPCNGGANQQWIISSGPGLITTQLDNTYLAVCR
- the LOC134190239 gene encoding galactocerebrosidase-like isoform X2, translated to MAQTIPFFVASVAVLASGQYVLDNSVGLGRKFDGIGGLSGGGATSRLLSNYPQEQLGQILDYLFKPNFGASLQILKVEIGGDAQSTDGTESSHMHSHDEENYQRGYEWMLMVEAKKRNPDIKLYGLSWAYPAWVGNGSDSPYKFPNLTAEYIVKWVLGAKKYYNLDIDYVGIWNERSYDSTYIKVLRHTLDENKLQHTRIVAHDGGWDIAGNILKDPDLANAVDIIGAHYPGTTSSSDAVMTGKQLWASEDYSTYNDLTGGGCWARLLNQNYVNGNMTSTISWNLIASYYSGLPFYRDGLMTAVHPWTGHYDVESPIWGAAHTTQFTQPGWSYLKHGYGVGHLNNGGSYVTLISPDKKDGTIVIETMSHDHSVCIRPRLSPYSVANQTASFELKGSLANIKTLHVWRTHHDFTGNGTIYFKQMSDIEVAGGKFSLSLDVDSIWTLSTTTGQKKGNYTNVPNPAPFPVPYHDDFDSYAEYSEAANFADQSGVFEIYDTKSSHGKVMRQVVLERPITWCNDANQPISLLGDQSWQDVNVSVEGMVEKNTSVFVAARVHTGGCGIAGTDGFFLWVSSDGPFTITSDLAGKKVLSKGDGHGKAGQWFTLSVHVLKQTAIAMIDGKIVYQTDSFTGSSSGWAAIGTSSFDYAQFDNFYVNSSALPCLSQPSAGQSVVMSAQSTNKMWQMNNDGTIQLVNTSLCLDLSGKTSVGGSNVVIEKCQSD
- the LOC134190152 gene encoding uncharacterized protein LOC134190152; the protein is MATTVVTEPQHQQALFPEQHSTGALSSTQVIIIVFGLLGGLFVVGIIVWLIWKRYKKYANYDPRPLLQFSSSIFDPSRSPPTENLSGKWWKRHSSIGYVMQIQYGIRRMWIPTLETIDEDHDEEAVMSSHSRQPLQSAELIEACAHSPCTPRQQNEVTDRYGSFIPL